In Halorientalis sp. LT38, a genomic segment contains:
- a CDS encoding ABC transporter ATP-binding protein, with product MADEHGGFEHVRENVDGNAVWRLVGYAKPYWLTLTVGVLASFLTRFARLVPPIIVATAIDRVVLQSGDPGLLADAGLVPAGAITGEAARIAFLERLVVIAALAYLVRSVTRFAGRYLIQATAQKIQRDLRNDSYDHLQRLSMDFFANHQTGGMLSILNSDVNRLEQFLNTEFRQFIRMIATVSGIAIVLWYYSPKLALIALAPVPLIGLASAVFLRWIEPRYREIRQTVARLNTRLENNLGGVSVVKAFNRYGFESDRVATQSQRYHDEKVAALRIRRAFFASLRLLTGVVFVLVLYIGGRDIILATGGEAIITTGAFAAFFLYLRRLYSPMRRIGKSANKYKLADSSAERVFGLLDTDPEITEPDDPHCPERIEGDVAFEDVTFGYREDEPVVRDVSLDVPAGATVGLAGPTGAGKSTLLKLVPRLYDVDSGAVTVDGTDVREYDLRRLREEIAVVEQNPYLFSGTVAENIAYGDEVALEIESDRREVPPEREAEIRDRVVEASEAAEAHEFVKDLPDGYDTQVGERGVKLSGGQRQRVAIARALLNDPAIIVFDEATSDVDTETEELIQESLDRLIEDRTAFVIAHRLSTIRDADRIVVMGQGEIVESGTHEDLLAADGEYAGLWTAQAEGGESPSIADD from the coding sequence ATGGCGGACGAACACGGCGGGTTCGAGCACGTCCGCGAGAACGTCGACGGGAACGCGGTCTGGCGGCTGGTCGGCTACGCGAAGCCCTACTGGCTCACCCTGACCGTCGGCGTCCTCGCCTCGTTCCTGACCCGCTTCGCCCGGCTCGTCCCCCCGATCATCGTGGCGACGGCCATCGACCGCGTCGTCCTCCAGTCCGGCGACCCCGGCCTGCTCGCGGACGCGGGACTGGTCCCCGCCGGGGCTATCACCGGCGAGGCCGCCCGGATCGCCTTCCTCGAACGCCTCGTCGTCATCGCGGCGCTGGCCTACCTCGTCCGGTCTGTCACCCGTTTTGCAGGCCGCTACCTGATCCAGGCGACGGCCCAGAAGATCCAGCGCGACCTCCGGAACGACAGTTACGACCACCTCCAGCGGCTCTCGATGGACTTCTTCGCCAACCACCAGACCGGCGGGATGCTCTCGATCCTCAACAGCGACGTCAACAGGCTCGAACAGTTCCTCAACACCGAGTTCCGGCAGTTCATCCGGATGATCGCGACGGTGAGCGGCATCGCCATCGTCCTCTGGTACTACTCCCCGAAACTCGCGCTGATCGCGCTCGCGCCGGTCCCGCTGATCGGCCTCGCCAGCGCCGTCTTCCTGCGGTGGATCGAACCCCGCTACCGGGAGATCCGTCAGACGGTCGCCCGGCTGAACACCCGCCTCGAGAACAACCTCGGGGGCGTCTCGGTGGTCAAGGCGTTCAACCGCTACGGCTTCGAGAGCGACCGCGTGGCGACGCAGAGTCAGCGGTATCACGACGAGAAGGTCGCCGCGCTCCGGATCCGGCGGGCCTTCTTCGCGTCCCTCCGACTCCTGACCGGCGTCGTCTTCGTCCTCGTCCTCTACATCGGCGGCCGGGACATCATCCTCGCGACCGGGGGGGAGGCGATCATCACGACCGGGGCCTTCGCCGCCTTCTTCCTCTACCTCCGGCGCCTCTATTCCCCGATGCGCCGGATCGGCAAATCCGCGAACAAGTACAAGCTCGCCGATTCCAGCGCCGAGCGGGTCTTCGGCCTGCTCGACACCGATCCGGAGATCACCGAACCGGACGATCCCCATTGCCCCGAACGGATCGAGGGCGACGTGGCGTTCGAGGACGTCACGTTCGGCTACCGGGAGGACGAACCCGTCGTCCGCGACGTGTCCCTCGACGTTCCCGCGGGCGCGACGGTCGGCCTCGCGGGGCCGACGGGGGCGGGCAAGTCGACCCTCCTGAAACTCGTCCCCCGGCTCTACGACGTGGATTCGGGGGCCGTGACCGTCGACGGGACCGACGTCCGTGAGTACGACCTCCGGCGGCTCCGCGAGGAGATCGCCGTCGTCGAGCAGAATCCCTACCTGTTCTCCGGCACCGTCGCCGAGAACATCGCGTACGGCGACGAGGTCGCACTGGAGATCGAGAGCGACCGGCGCGAGGTGCCGCCGGAGCGTGAGGCCGAGATCCGCGACCGTGTCGTCGAGGCCTCGGAGGCCGCCGAGGCCCACGAGTTCGTGAAAGACCTCCCTGACGGCTACGACACGCAGGTCGGCGAGCGGGGCGTCAAGCTCTCGGGCGGACAGCGCCAGCGGGTCGCCATCGCTCGCGCGCTGCTCAACGATCCCGCGATCATCGTCTTCGACGAGGCGACGAGCGACGTCGATACCGAGACCGAGGAGCTGATCCAGGAGAGCCTCGACCGGCTGATCGAGGACCGCACCGCCTTCGTCATCGCCCACCGGCTCTCCACGATCAGGGACGCCGACCGCATCGTCGTGATGGGCCAGGGGGAGATCGTCGAATCCGGAACGCACGAGGATCTGCT
- a CDS encoding DUF5784 family protein, producing the protein MAKPLRFRKSNEHWTEGRVRSELLGPLDANLGATMSRPWYKQPDGYDARRFEMDNGDLALFAWTDGTGYWMGNTETPSTLWRTEKYTFQEVPEPLSAWAERELLAQLHEESPWLADYPTISRFFLPVLLSKDGRHTTREFLRDHAAGFPDADPDAGLSYYEEFLATGAFDERYEMASKLGTSERLNVGRMRSTMSEFTVAKLLFEAGYDVTPEIEVTTGHSIDFRADANGEGLLVEVTRPQPPSERAASSPTKSIRETAETKVSGQLESHEGGVTLFVDCSSFADDHWATLMDRRPEVRHRPAVVFRAWPDGSVEGYTKGSVPLDLPDGIDTE; encoded by the coding sequence GTGGCGAAGCCGCTGCGATTCCGGAAGTCGAACGAACACTGGACCGAGGGCCGCGTCCGATCCGAGCTGCTGGGCCCCCTCGACGCCAACCTCGGCGCGACGATGAGCCGCCCGTGGTACAAACAGCCCGACGGCTACGATGCGCGTCGATTCGAGATGGACAACGGCGATCTGGCCCTGTTCGCCTGGACCGACGGGACGGGCTACTGGATGGGCAACACCGAGACGCCGAGCACCCTCTGGCGCACCGAGAAGTACACGTTCCAGGAGGTGCCCGAACCGCTCTCGGCGTGGGCAGAACGGGAGCTTCTCGCGCAGTTGCACGAGGAGTCCCCTTGGCTGGCCGATTACCCGACCATCTCCCGCTTTTTCCTGCCCGTCCTGCTCTCGAAGGACGGCCGGCACACGACCCGGGAGTTCCTGCGGGACCACGCCGCGGGCTTCCCCGACGCCGATCCGGACGCGGGCCTCTCCTACTACGAGGAGTTCCTCGCGACCGGCGCGTTCGACGAGCGCTACGAGATGGCGTCGAAACTCGGGACGAGCGAGCGCCTCAACGTCGGCCGGATGCGCTCGACCATGAGCGAGTTCACCGTCGCCAAACTGCTCTTCGAGGCCGGCTACGACGTCACCCCGGAGATCGAGGTGACGACCGGTCACTCCATCGACTTCCGCGCCGACGCCAACGGCGAGGGCCTGCTGGTCGAGGTGACCCGGCCCCAGCCCCCCTCGGAACGGGCGGCCTCCTCGCCGACGAAGTCGATCCGCGAGACGGCCGAGACGAAGGTCAGCGGCCAGCTCGAATCTCACGAGGGCGGGGTCACCCTGTTCGTCGACTGTTCCTCCTTCGCCGACGACCACTGGGCGACCCTGATGGACCGACGCCCGGAGGTCCGCCACCGCCCGGCGGTCGTCTTCCGGGCCTGGCCCGACGGCAGCGTCGAGGGCTACACCAAGGGCTCGGTCCCGCTGGATCTGCCCGACGGGATAGACACGGAGTGA
- a CDS encoding DUF5796 family protein has protein sequence MTTREEVSPETLPIELTEDGIEVRYTDGREAFYRGVPQKRESPLRTAPGRDVHVLVTDASEEQGVLTYVNDLKTHADILRDTGVGRVMLDLDEQTTVFPGVTVRNEQHRIVVDADLDRADGRVFVFEENQMGERSFEVVAEA, from the coding sequence ATGACCACCCGCGAGGAAGTCTCGCCCGAGACCCTGCCGATCGAACTCACCGAGGACGGGATCGAGGTCCGGTACACCGACGGCCGCGAGGCCTTTTACCGCGGCGTCCCGCAGAAACGCGAGTCGCCGCTCCGGACCGCGCCCGGCCGCGACGTGCACGTCCTCGTCACCGACGCGAGCGAGGAGCAGGGCGTGTTGACCTACGTCAACGACCTGAAGACTCACGCCGACATCCTCCGGGACACCGGCGTCGGCCGGGTGATGCTCGACCTGGACGAGCAGACGACCGTGTTCCCGGGCGTGACGGTCCGTAACGAACAGCATCGGATCGTCGTCGACGCCGACCTGGACCGGGCCGACGGCCGCGTGTTCGTCTTCGAGGAGAACCAGATGGGCGAGCGCTCGTTCGAGGTCGTCGCAGAGGCCTGA
- a CDS encoding shikimate kinase yields MEGRAQAPAAGTVLNALATGTGSAFAIDAYTTATVELRSDEGVDGEIADAPDADTRLIERCVELVTDRFGDGQGGLVSTESEVPMASGLKSSSAAANATVLATLSALGAADEISREDACRIGVQAARDAGVTVTGAFDDASASMLGGVTVTDNDEDELLAREERDWDVLVWTPPERSFSADADVDRCRQIAPMADLVADLALDGDFGRAMTVNGLAFCAALDFPTDPLVEAMPLVEGVSLSGTGPSFTAVGEHSALEQVAERWRERDGNTWLTTTQTDGARTR; encoded by the coding sequence ATGGAAGGCCGGGCACAGGCCCCCGCGGCAGGGACGGTGTTGAACGCCCTCGCGACCGGGACCGGGTCGGCGTTCGCCATCGACGCCTACACGACGGCGACCGTCGAGTTGCGATCCGACGAGGGCGTCGACGGCGAGATCGCCGACGCGCCCGACGCGGACACCCGCCTGATCGAGCGCTGCGTCGAACTCGTGACCGACCGGTTCGGCGACGGCCAGGGCGGACTCGTCAGCACGGAGAGCGAGGTGCCGATGGCCTCCGGACTCAAGAGTTCGAGCGCCGCAGCGAACGCGACGGTACTGGCGACGCTGTCGGCGCTCGGGGCCGCCGACGAGATCAGCAGGGAGGACGCCTGCCGCATCGGCGTGCAGGCCGCTCGCGACGCCGGCGTCACGGTCACGGGCGCGTTCGACGACGCGAGCGCGAGCATGCTCGGCGGCGTCACGGTCACGGACAACGACGAAGACGAACTGCTGGCCCGCGAGGAACGCGACTGGGACGTGCTGGTGTGGACGCCGCCAGAACGGTCCTTCTCCGCGGACGCGGACGTCGATCGGTGCCGACAGATAGCCCCGATGGCGGACCTGGTGGCGGACCTCGCGCTGGACGGCGACTTCGGCCGGGCGATGACGGTCAACGGGCTCGCTTTTTGCGCGGCCCTGGACTTTCCCACCGATCCCCTCGTCGAGGCCATGCCCCTCGTCGAGGGCGTCTCGCTGTCGGGGACCGGTCCGAGTTTCACTGCGGTCGGGGAGCACAGCGCGCTCGAACAGGTTGCGGAACGCTGGCGGGAACGAGACGGCAACACATGGCTGACAACGACACAGACCGACGGCGCACGGACGAGATGA
- a CDS encoding chorismate mutase: protein MADNDTDRRRTDEMNLDELREEIRTIDRELVELIAQRTYVAETIAAVKDEQGLPTTDEEQEQAVMDRAGENAERFDVDSNLVKAVFRLLIELNKVEQRESR, encoded by the coding sequence ATGGCTGACAACGACACAGACCGACGGCGCACGGACGAGATGAACCTGGACGAACTCCGCGAGGAGATCCGGACCATCGACCGGGAACTCGTGGAGTTGATCGCACAGCGCACCTACGTCGCCGAGACCATCGCCGCGGTCAAGGACGAACAGGGCCTCCCGACGACCGACGAGGAACAGGAACAGGCCGTCATGGACCGGGCCGGCGAGAACGCCGAGCGGTTCGACGTCGACTCGAACCTCGTGAAGGCCGTATTTAGATTGTTGATCGAGCTCAACAAGGTCGAGCAGCGAGAGTCGCGCTGA
- a CDS encoding four-helix bundle copper-binding protein, whose amino-acid sequence MSLAETVSRIDSLSDDQRECVENCNEATDVCEWCADECLGDPEMEECARLCRDVADLTSMHARFMARGSAYSAILAEACAEACEDCAEECSQHDADHCQVCADVLQDCAETCRQMAGA is encoded by the coding sequence ATGTCACTCGCAGAAACCGTATCCCGGATCGACAGCCTGAGCGACGACCAGCGCGAGTGCGTCGAGAACTGCAACGAGGCCACGGACGTCTGCGAGTGGTGCGCAGACGAGTGTCTCGGCGACCCCGAGATGGAGGAGTGTGCCCGTCTGTGTCGCGACGTGGCCGACCTCACCTCGATGCACGCCCGGTTCATGGCCCGCGGGTCGGCGTACAGCGCAATCCTCGCCGAGGCCTGCGCGGAGGCCTGCGAGGACTGTGCCGAGGAGTGCAGCCAACACGACGCCGACCACTGCCAGGTCTGCGCCGACGTGTTGCAGGACTGCGCGGAGACCTGCCGGCAGATGGCCGGCGCCTGA
- a CDS encoding DUF7111 family protein, with protein MTDGDTEATGNGITARYDETAAERVLTFERDGATAVVAQNREGYAMLKVRPSRDGDELERYYGFDMALDHAAELLGVRPTDLPVPDAAADMGM; from the coding sequence ATGACGGACGGCGACACCGAGGCGACGGGGAACGGCATCACCGCCCGCTACGACGAGACGGCGGCCGAGCGCGTCCTGACGTTCGAGCGCGACGGCGCGACGGCGGTCGTCGCGCAGAACCGCGAGGGCTACGCCATGCTGAAGGTGCGCCCGTCGCGCGACGGCGACGAACTAGAGCGATACTACGGGTTCGACATGGCCCTCGACCACGCCGCGGAGTTGCTGGGCGTCCGGCCGACCGACCTGCCGGTCCCCGACGCCGCCGCGGACATGGGGATGTGA
- a CDS encoding helix-turn-helix domain-containing protein: protein MKATDIRLEPPGGAFPGVDDTLAETPGVTRDAVLNIEWMDDGGLSVLYRLGADEPATVRDALDSDETVREYEIVETDGPWLYAFILAERSDLMGELLDIADEFTLVIDGPFEWTDEGVDITVAGRMEDIQRAHARASEHFDLTIDRLREYEPAHVGPLAQLTDRQREALRTAYELGFYETPRRTSYEEIATELGCVPSTANDLLRRTEARLVGAVLDP from the coding sequence ATGAAAGCGACCGATATCAGACTCGAACCGCCGGGGGGAGCCTTTCCGGGCGTCGATGACACGCTCGCGGAGACGCCCGGCGTCACCCGGGACGCGGTCCTGAACATCGAGTGGATGGACGACGGCGGCCTGTCGGTCCTCTACCGATTGGGCGCCGACGAACCGGCGACGGTCAGGGACGCACTGGACAGCGACGAGACCGTGCGGGAGTACGAGATCGTCGAGACGGACGGGCCCTGGCTCTATGCGTTCATCCTCGCCGAGCGGAGCGACCTCATGGGCGAACTCCTCGACATCGCAGACGAGTTCACACTGGTGATCGACGGCCCCTTCGAGTGGACCGACGAGGGGGTCGACATCACCGTCGCCGGGCGGATGGAGGACATCCAGCGGGCCCACGCCCGCGCCAGCGAGCACTTCGACCTCACTATCGACCGGCTCCGCGAGTACGAACCGGCCCACGTGGGCCCGCTGGCGCAGTTGACCGACCGCCAGCGTGAGGCGCTCCGGACCGCCTACGAACTCGGCTTCTACGAGACACCGCGCCGGACCAGTTACGAGGAGATCGCGACCGAACTGGGCTGTGTTCCAAGCACCGCGAACGACCTCCTGCGCCGGACCGAGGCCCGACTCGTCGGGGCCGTCCTCGACCCCTGA
- a CDS encoding LLM class flavin-dependent oxidoreductase produces MRPGLLLPPADVMDPTGVATTAEELGYGSVWMPELWGSDAFVQLAAVAEATDEVRLGTAIANVFSRSPAVLAMAAATVDRYADGRMVLGTGVSTEKAVEDLHGVDYENPVRRAHESIAVAKRYLSADDERVSYEGELIQVQDFEPLGREVPIYHAALGPANRRVVARLADGWIPHNVPFPDLPDAFADIEETAAEAGRDAEEITVAPYVPSAVSDEDPEAARDAIRGHVAYYVGNAEGYRNAVAKRFPEGAETVTTQWREGDRSGAADAVTDEMVDALGVAGTSEQARARLDELLEGVVDLPMITVPRQAAGEMAMETIQALAPDA; encoded by the coding sequence ATGCGACCGGGCTTGCTCCTGCCGCCGGCCGACGTGATGGACCCGACAGGCGTTGCGACCACGGCCGAAGAACTCGGCTACGGCTCCGTCTGGATGCCGGAACTGTGGGGCAGCGACGCCTTCGTCCAGCTTGCCGCCGTGGCCGAAGCCACCGACGAGGTACGTCTCGGCACCGCGATCGCGAACGTGTTCTCCCGCTCGCCGGCGGTCCTGGCCATGGCCGCCGCGACCGTCGACCGCTACGCCGACGGCCGGATGGTCCTCGGGACCGGCGTCAGCACCGAGAAAGCCGTCGAGGACCTCCACGGCGTCGACTACGAGAACCCCGTCCGGCGCGCCCACGAGAGCATCGCCGTGGCGAAACGGTATCTCTCGGCGGACGACGAGCGCGTTTCCTACGAGGGCGAGTTGATCCAGGTGCAGGATTTCGAGCCGCTGGGTCGAGAGGTGCCGATCTACCACGCGGCGCTCGGGCCGGCCAACAGGCGCGTCGTCGCGCGGCTGGCAGACGGGTGGATCCCGCACAACGTCCCCTTCCCCGATCTGCCGGACGCGTTCGCCGACATCGAGGAGACGGCCGCCGAGGCGGGTCGCGACGCCGAGGAGATCACGGTCGCTCCCTACGTGCCGTCGGCCGTCAGCGACGAGGATCCCGAGGCCGCCCGAGACGCGATCCGTGGACACGTCGCTTACTACGTCGGGAACGCCGAGGGATACCGAAACGCCGTCGCGAAGCGATTCCCGGAGGGGGCCGAGACAGTCACGACGCAGTGGCGCGAGGGCGACCGGAGCGGCGCCGCCGACGCGGTCACCGACGAGATGGTCGACGCGCTCGGGGTCGCCGGGACGAGCGAGCAGGCTCGTGCGCGCCTGGACGAGTTGCTGGAGGGGGTCGTCGACCTGCCGATGATCACCGTGCCGCGGCAGGCGGCCGGCGAGATGGCGATGGAGACGATTCAGGCGCTCGCGCCGGACGCCTGA
- a CDS encoding response regulator, translating to MRDRIRSAEPADILLVEDNPGDIRLTQVAFEESRIANTLHVVTDGVAALDFLHQRGEYADAPRPDVVLLDLNLPRKDGDEVLADIGAGDTDLSLIPVIVLTSSKSEEDIVRSYDLQANAFLTKPVDPAEFIETIKRFEAFWLEVVRLPPEGSDRS from the coding sequence ATGCGTGACCGGATCCGGTCGGCCGAACCGGCCGACATCCTGCTCGTCGAGGACAACCCCGGCGACATTCGGCTCACCCAGGTGGCCTTCGAGGAGAGTCGCATCGCCAACACGCTCCACGTGGTGACCGACGGCGTCGCAGCGCTCGACTTCCTCCACCAGCGCGGCGAGTACGCCGACGCGCCGCGGCCGGACGTCGTCCTCCTCGACCTCAACCTGCCGCGGAAGGACGGCGACGAGGTACTCGCGGACATCGGGGCGGGCGACACCGATCTCTCCTTGATCCCCGTGATCGTGCTGACCAGTTCGAAATCGGAGGAGGACATCGTCCGGTCCTACGACCTGCAGGCGAACGCGTTCCTGACCAAGCCGGTGGATCCCGCGGAGTTCATCGAGACGATCAAGCGGTTCGAGGCGTTCTGGCTGGAAGTCGTGCGCCTGCCGCCGGAGGGGTCGGATCGCTCGTGA
- a CDS encoding PAS domain S-box protein yields the protein MSSRSGATAGTFWDEADDADARARYRTLINAVDDGIYQLDADGRFVAVNEAITATTGYSREELLGEHVGRLLTDEALARVERSVADRLRADQPTSTDEVDVRTADGDTIPFEVRSTLLIEDGEFRGSCGVARALTAQTERASPGGRIERHSEVSATERTADALRETEERFQSLVDAVEEYAIFRLDPDGHVTSWNRGAKAIKGYEADEILGEHFSTFYTEADREAGVPARNLAAATETGSAEDEGWRVRKDGSRFWATVTITSVWGDDGTHRGYLKVTRDMTDRYRHEQELESELRRILGRISDAFYAVDEAFEFTHVNERAQELLQHPEEELLGETLWEVFPNVSDDDEVRRAFETAMNDQEPVNLEFYHEALDFWAEANLYPSETGISVYFRDVTDRREYERKLEASNERLEQFAYAASHDLQEPLRMVSSYLQLVESRYGDALDEEGREFLAFAVDGADRMRNMIDGLLQYSRVDSRGDPLEPVALNDVFADVRDNLQVKIDEHDAEITAEDLPWVVGDAEQLGQLFQNLLDNAIEYSGDESPRVHVAAKRAGDRWRIAVSDEGVGIDPDDADRIFEVFQSLEGASAEGSGIGLSLCERIVERHGGDIEVDSAPGEGATFTVTLPAVGEGDA from the coding sequence ATGAGTTCACGGTCAGGCGCGACTGCGGGGACCTTCTGGGACGAGGCCGACGACGCGGACGCGCGCGCTCGCTACCGGACCCTCATCAATGCGGTCGACGACGGCATCTATCAGCTCGACGCCGACGGCCGCTTCGTCGCGGTAAACGAGGCGATCACGGCGACGACGGGCTACTCGCGCGAGGAACTGCTCGGCGAGCACGTCGGACGCCTGCTCACCGACGAGGCCCTGGCCCGCGTCGAGCGATCGGTCGCGGACCGCCTCCGCGCGGACCAGCCCACGTCGACCGACGAGGTCGACGTCCGGACCGCAGACGGTGACACGATCCCGTTCGAGGTACGGAGCACGCTCCTGATCGAGGACGGTGAGTTCAGGGGGAGTTGCGGCGTCGCCAGGGCCCTGACCGCGCAGACGGAACGGGCATCGCCCGGCGGACGGATTGAACGCCACTCGGAAGTCAGTGCCACCGAACGCACCGCGGATGCCCTCCGGGAGACCGAGGAACGGTTCCAGTCGCTCGTCGACGCCGTCGAGGAGTACGCCATCTTCCGGCTCGACCCCGACGGCCACGTCACGAGCTGGAACCGGGGCGCGAAGGCGATCAAGGGCTACGAGGCCGACGAGATTCTCGGCGAGCACTTCTCGACCTTCTATACGGAAGCCGACCGGGAGGCGGGCGTTCCGGCCCGAAACCTCGCCGCGGCGACGGAGACCGGATCCGCCGAAGACGAGGGCTGGCGCGTCCGGAAGGACGGGAGCCGGTTCTGGGCTACCGTGACGATCACGTCGGTGTGGGGTGACGACGGGACCCACCGTGGCTACCTCAAGGTCACCCGGGACATGACCGACCGGTACCGCCACGAGCAGGAACTGGAGAGCGAACTCCGGCGCATCCTCGGCCGGATCTCCGACGCGTTCTACGCCGTCGACGAGGCGTTCGAGTTCACGCACGTCAACGAACGCGCCCAGGAACTCCTCCAGCATCCCGAGGAGGAACTCCTCGGCGAGACGCTCTGGGAAGTCTTCCCGAACGTCTCCGACGACGACGAGGTCCGGCGGGCCTTCGAGACCGCGATGAACGACCAGGAGCCGGTCAACCTCGAGTTCTACCACGAGGCGCTCGACTTCTGGGCGGAGGCGAACCTCTACCCCTCCGAGACCGGCATCTCGGTGTACTTCCGCGACGTCACCGACCGTCGGGAGTACGAGCGGAAACTGGAGGCGTCGAACGAACGGCTGGAGCAGTTCGCCTACGCCGCCTCGCACGACCTGCAGGAGCCGTTACGGATGGTGTCGAGCTACCTCCAGCTCGTCGAGAGTCGCTACGGCGACGCGCTCGACGAGGAGGGCCGGGAGTTCCTCGCGTTCGCCGTCGACGGTGCCGATCGGATGCGCAACATGATCGACGGCCTCCTCCAGTACTCGCGGGTCGACTCCCGCGGCGACCCGCTCGAACCCGTCGCGCTGAACGACGTCTTCGCGGACGTGCGGGACAACCTGCAGGTAAAGATCGACGAGCACGACGCCGAGATCACGGCCGAGGACCTCCCCTGGGTCGTGGGCGACGCCGAACAGCTCGGCCAGCTGTTCCAGAACCTGCTCGACAACGCAATCGAGTACAGCGGCGACGAGTCGCCACGGGTCCACGTCGCCGCGAAGCGGGCCGGTGACCGGTGGCGGATCGCCGTCAGCGACGAGGGAGTCGGCATCGATCCGGACGATGCCGACCGCATCTTCGAGGTGTTCCAGAGCCTCGAGGGCGCGAGCGCAGAGGGGTCCGGAATCGGGCTGTCGCTGTGCGAGCGGATCGTCGAACGCCACGGCGGCGACATCGAGGTCGACTCGGCTCCGGGCGAGGGGGCGACCTTTACCGTTACCCTCCCGGCAGTGGGTGAGGGCGATGCGTGA
- a CDS encoding SDR family NAD(P)-dependent oxidoreductase, translated as MDFGLDDKTALVTGGAGRIGTEDCLTLAEEGAEVVVLDVDQDGAKEVADQIEEDGGDAIALECDLTDREEVAGVVEDLQDSTGGVDVLVNNAGLVDAVGTVGDLDPSIWDRDLSVNLTGTYNITKEIFPNMCDRGWGRIITMSSLAGWEGGYGQISYSTTKAGLIGFGKTLALEGAPKGVTSNILAPTIVVGDLAELPHDQLENINEHWADIARATPMDKLGSEEDVSNLVAYLSSEQAEYITGQVMGVTGGVDLFTY; from the coding sequence ATGGACTTCGGACTTGACGACAAGACGGCCCTCGTTACGGGGGGTGCGGGCCGCATCGGAACCGAGGACTGTCTCACACTGGCCGAGGAAGGCGCGGAAGTCGTCGTCCTCGACGTGGACCAGGACGGCGCCAAGGAAGTCGCCGACCAGATCGAGGAGGACGGCGGCGACGCCATCGCCCTCGAATGTGACCTGACCGACCGCGAGGAGGTCGCTGGGGTCGTCGAGGACCTCCAGGACTCGACCGGCGGCGTCGACGTACTCGTGAACAACGCCGGTCTCGTGGACGCCGTGGGCACGGTCGGCGACCTCGACCCGAGCATCTGGGACCGCGACCTCTCCGTGAACCTGACGGGCACGTACAACATCACAAAGGAGATCTTCCCCAACATGTGCGACCGCGGCTGGGGCCGCATCATCACGATGTCTTCCCTCGCCGGGTGGGAGGGCGGGTACGGCCAGATCTCCTACTCGACGACCAAGGCCGGCCTCATCGGCTTCGGGAAGACGCTTGCCCTCGAAGGCGCGCCCAAGGGCGTCACCTCGAACATCCTCGCGCCGACCATCGTCGTCGGCGACCTGGCGGAGTTGCCCCACGACCAGCTCGAGAACATCAACGAGCACTGGGCCGACATCGCCCGCGCGACCCCGATGGACAAGCTCGGCAGCGAGGAGGACGTCTCCAACCTCGTCGCCTACCTCTCCTCCGAGCAGGCAGAGTACATCACCGGGCAGGTCATGGGCGTCACCGGCGGCGTCGACCTGTTCACGTACTGA